One genomic region from Cellulomonas hominis encodes:
- a CDS encoding PLP-dependent aminotransferase family protein — protein sequence MAAALLVHRRIAGTGLAAALGQWRRPGPAYAALADAMRRAVLAGDLPLATRVPGERELAAALGVSRTTTSGAYGVLRDEGYLVSRQGSGTVTALPAGAAARSALPVHRPLAADGVVDLTIAACAAPRDLHGAAARALEALPAHAGHGYAPLGLDVLRQAVADRYTARGTPTSPDQVLITTGAQHAIALLLGAHAGPGDRVVVEQPTYPHAIEAVRATGARPVPVPTGPGGTDLDLLESTVHQVAPRLVYLIPDHHNPTGATLDAAGRARVRDLARRTGTVVVGDEALTDLTLDGPEPAPWAGDGRNPRVVAIGSMSKSHWGGLRVGWLRGPADLVTRLALARRTADLGTAVLDQLVAAELLALGAHPVAERRAWLRDGRDLLAALLAAALPEWRFTVPAGGQSLWVDLGAPVSSALSALALAHGVRVAPGPAFGVDGGLEDRLRVPYTSDPADLRRAVDGLALAWSALGRGAGAGAGAGAGLALAAPGALV from the coding sequence ATGGCTGCTGCGCTCCTCGTCCACCGCCGGATCGCCGGCACCGGCCTGGCCGCCGCGCTCGGGCAGTGGCGGCGTCCCGGCCCGGCGTACGCCGCCCTGGCCGACGCGATGCGCCGGGCGGTGCTCGCCGGGGACCTGCCTCTCGCCACCCGCGTGCCCGGGGAGCGGGAGCTCGCGGCCGCCCTCGGTGTGTCCCGCACGACGACCTCCGGAGCGTACGGGGTGCTGCGCGACGAGGGGTACCTGGTGAGCCGGCAGGGCTCCGGGACCGTCACCGCGCTCCCCGCGGGGGCCGCCGCGCGCTCGGCGCTCCCCGTGCACCGGCCGCTCGCCGCGGACGGCGTCGTGGACCTGACGATCGCCGCGTGCGCCGCGCCGCGCGACCTGCACGGCGCCGCCGCCCGCGCGCTCGAGGCCCTGCCCGCGCACGCCGGGCACGGGTACGCCCCGCTCGGCCTCGACGTGCTCCGGCAGGCCGTCGCCGACCGGTACACCGCCCGCGGGACGCCCACGTCGCCGGACCAGGTGCTCATCACCACCGGGGCGCAGCACGCCATCGCGCTGCTGCTCGGCGCGCACGCCGGCCCGGGCGACCGGGTGGTGGTCGAGCAGCCGACGTACCCCCACGCCATCGAGGCGGTCCGTGCCACCGGAGCACGGCCCGTCCCCGTGCCGACCGGACCCGGCGGCACCGACCTGGACCTGCTGGAGTCCACCGTCCACCAGGTCGCGCCGCGCCTCGTCTACCTCATCCCCGACCACCACAACCCGACCGGCGCCACCCTCGACGCCGCCGGCCGGGCCCGGGTGCGGGACCTGGCCCGGCGGACCGGCACCGTCGTCGTCGGCGACGAGGCGCTGACCGACCTCACGCTCGACGGGCCCGAGCCCGCGCCCTGGGCCGGCGACGGGCGCAACCCGCGCGTCGTCGCGATCGGGTCGATGTCGAAGAGCCACTGGGGCGGGCTGCGGGTCGGCTGGCTGCGCGGGCCGGCCGACCTGGTCACCCGGCTCGCGCTCGCCCGGCGCACCGCGGACCTCGGCACGGCGGTGCTCGACCAGCTCGTCGCGGCGGAGCTCCTCGCGCTCGGCGCGCACCCCGTGGCCGAGCGGCGCGCGTGGCTGCGGGACGGCCGGGACCTGCTCGCGGCGCTGCTGGCCGCGGCGCTGCCGGAGTGGCGGTTCACCGTGCCCGCCGGCGGGCAGTCGCTGTGGGTGGACCTCGGGGCGCCGGTGTCGTCGGCGCTGAGCGCGCTCGCGCTGGCGCACGGCGTGCGGGTCGCCCCCGGGCCGGCGTTCGGGGTGGACGGCGGGCTGGAGGACCGGCTGCGCGTGCCCTACACGTCCGACCCAGCCGACCTGCGGCGGGCCGTCGACGGGCTCGCGCTGGCGTGGTCGGCGCTGGGGCGGGGTGCGGGCGCGGGTGCGGGCGCCGGCGCGGGGCTCGCCCTGGCGGCCCCGGGCGCGCTGGTCTGA
- a CDS encoding oxidoreductase translates to MGLFSRRRKAAATPASDGAPPTGRAAREETTEHFREFARTRIGVEAYLEPQTNVTQTTLMLIASDGEWTRRRVPDPRAAYDLAKVLDLPIYDVQRTGYPQRMRDWNSRQRIERERAARERAARRAADPS, encoded by the coding sequence ATGGGCCTGTTCTCCCGCCGCCGCAAGGCCGCCGCGACCCCCGCGTCCGACGGCGCGCCGCCGACCGGCCGCGCCGCCCGCGAGGAGACCACCGAGCACTTCCGTGAGTTCGCGCGCACCCGGATCGGCGTCGAGGCGTACCTCGAGCCCCAGACCAACGTCACCCAGACCACGCTCATGCTCATCGCGTCCGACGGGGAGTGGACCCGCCGACGCGTCCCCGACCCCCGGGCCGCGTACGACCTGGCCAAGGTGCTCGACCTGCCGATCTACGACGTCCAGCGCACCGGCTACCCGCAGCGCATGCGGGACTGGAACAGCCGCCAGCGCATCGAGCGCGAGCGCGCCGCCCGGGAGCGCGCGGCACGCCGCGCCGCCGACCCCTCCTGA
- a CDS encoding quinone-dependent dihydroorotate dehydrogenase, whose protein sequence is MYGLLFRLVFVRMDPERAHHVAFRLIRVASRVPVLRGVLRSLLAPPPAAAVRVLGRTFPSPFGLAAGFDKNAEGVPGLTMLGFGFVEVGTVTAWPQPGNERPRLWRVVPDRALRNRMGFNNEGAVAVAKRLKRLRSTASGRALVVGVNIGKTKVTPPEEAADDYATSAGHLAPYADYLVVNVSSPNTPGLRDLQSVDALRPILQAARAAADEAASAAGRPRVPLLVKIAPDLADADVDAVADLVAELGLDGVVAVNTTIAHDLGEGGLSGPPLLDRGLVVVARLRHRLGAGPVVIGVGGITSPADARAYLAAGADLVQGYTGFIYEGPFWASRVGKALGRDAATRRAAR, encoded by the coding sequence GTGTACGGCCTCCTGTTCCGCCTCGTCTTCGTCCGGATGGACCCCGAGCGCGCGCACCACGTCGCGTTCCGCCTGATCCGCGTCGCCTCCCGCGTGCCGGTGCTCCGCGGGGTGCTGCGGTCGCTGCTCGCGCCGCCGCCGGCCGCCGCTGTGCGGGTGCTCGGCCGCACGTTCCCGTCGCCCTTCGGGCTCGCGGCGGGCTTCGACAAGAACGCCGAGGGGGTCCCGGGGCTGACGATGCTCGGCTTCGGGTTCGTCGAGGTCGGCACGGTCACCGCGTGGCCGCAGCCCGGCAACGAGCGCCCGCGGCTGTGGCGGGTCGTGCCCGACCGCGCGCTGCGGAACCGGATGGGCTTCAACAACGAGGGCGCCGTGGCCGTCGCGAAGCGGCTGAAGCGGCTGCGCTCGACCGCGTCCGGCCGCGCTCTCGTCGTCGGGGTGAACATCGGCAAGACGAAGGTCACCCCGCCGGAGGAGGCCGCCGACGACTACGCGACCAGCGCCGGCCACCTCGCGCCGTACGCCGACTACCTGGTCGTCAACGTGTCCTCCCCGAACACGCCGGGCCTGCGGGACCTGCAGTCGGTGGACGCGCTGCGCCCGATCCTGCAGGCCGCCCGCGCCGCCGCCGACGAGGCCGCGTCCGCCGCGGGCCGCCCGCGGGTGCCGCTGCTCGTCAAGATCGCACCGGACCTCGCGGACGCGGACGTCGACGCCGTGGCGGACCTGGTCGCCGAGCTCGGCCTGGACGGCGTGGTCGCCGTGAACACGACGATCGCGCACGACCTCGGCGAGGGCGGGCTGTCCGGCCCGCCGCTGCTCGACCGCGGGCTCGTCGTCGTCGCCCGGCTGCGGCACCGGCTCGGCGCGGGCCCCGTCGTCATCGGCGTCGGCGGCATCACCAGCCCGGCGGACGCCCGCGCGTACCTCGCAGCCGGAGCCGACCTGGTGCAGGGCTACACCGGCTTCATCTACGAGGGCCCGTTCTGGGCGTCCCGGGTCGGCAAGGCCCTCGGGCGCGACGCCGCGACACGGAGGGCGGCCCGGTGA
- a CDS encoding YczE/YyaS/YitT family protein has protein sequence MPYTLTRTPRPRTDGPAPVRRGAQLLGGLVLYSLSIGMLVHSGLGNMPWDVLSQGVARQLGWTLGTATVVLSVVVLACWWPLRQRPGIGTVANVLVIGALVDPCLALLDLLPDPLPLAARIALVVGGIGLNALASGLYIGARLGPGPRDGLMTGIVARTGWPTGAVRGCIEVGVVAVGWVLGGTVGFGTLAYALGIGPLIHWLLPRLTVPAAER, from the coding sequence ATGCCGTACACCCTCACCCGGACACCCCGACCCCGCACCGACGGGCCGGCGCCCGTCCGCCGGGGCGCCCAGCTGCTCGGCGGCCTCGTGCTCTACTCCCTCTCGATCGGGATGCTCGTGCACTCCGGGCTCGGCAACATGCCCTGGGACGTGCTGAGCCAGGGGGTCGCCCGGCAGCTCGGCTGGACGCTCGGCACGGCCACCGTCGTGCTGAGCGTCGTGGTGCTCGCGTGCTGGTGGCCGCTGCGGCAGCGCCCGGGCATCGGGACCGTCGCCAACGTCCTGGTGATCGGCGCGCTCGTCGACCCGTGCCTGGCGCTGCTGGACCTGCTGCCCGACCCGCTGCCGCTCGCCGCACGGATCGCGCTCGTCGTCGGCGGCATCGGCCTGAACGCGCTCGCGAGCGGCCTGTACATCGGCGCGCGGCTCGGGCCGGGGCCGCGAGACGGCCTCATGACGGGGATCGTCGCCCGCACGGGCTGGCCGACCGGGGCGGTGCGCGGGTGCATCGAGGTGGGCGTCGTCGCCGTGGGCTGGGTGCTCGGCGGAACCGTCGGGTTCGGCACGCTCGCGTACGCGCTCGGCATCGGGCCGCTCATCCACTGGCTGCTCCCGCGCCTCACCGTGCCCGCCGCGGAGCGCTGA
- a CDS encoding alpha/beta hydrolase gives MTSIATVLAWDVDALDRAADALAAERSRLVGLQDELDDGAPPGTWSGPASGAARAAHGRLVNRLTGTVAEVSAVAAAVDAAAASLREATADLRSMLDWAQRNGYAVDRASGRVDDQGCHPDDVAADRALVATEVAERLRQALLTATHADAQLAGVLDRVASGALDAGGGSLDEAAAAGAADGALGVRPAPLDGSPAEANAWWESLTDDEQQQVLAEHPEWLGSTDGIPASVRDQANRALIGVYRAELEAEEARLRAALDGNLFGGSFTSDDAALEVVREKLAGLDRVEQVLKRGSRQLLVLDITGSRQLMAAVAVGDVDTADHVAVFTPGFTTTVAGSLTSYDSSMAELRAVARAEARKYGDGGTVATVSWLGYEAPQWDEWHDLGGRFVTSDSSAQAGAASLADFYRGIDASRAQDPHLTALGHSYGSTTTGIALQQQTGVDAAVVFGSPGLGTSHVEDLDVPGGQVFRIEARRDVVADLGHFGVDPSHVDGITGLSAREAVLDGTTYRESTGHSQYLSQDTTSQHNIAAVVAGAPDRMVLDAGRGAGDLLSWPVPGTY, from the coding sequence GTGACGAGCATCGCCACCGTCCTCGCCTGGGACGTCGACGCGCTCGACCGCGCCGCCGACGCGCTCGCCGCCGAGCGCTCGCGACTCGTCGGCCTGCAGGACGAGCTCGACGACGGCGCGCCACCCGGGACCTGGTCCGGGCCGGCGAGCGGCGCCGCCCGTGCCGCGCACGGCCGGCTCGTGAACCGGCTGACCGGCACCGTGGCCGAGGTCTCCGCCGTCGCGGCCGCGGTGGACGCCGCCGCCGCGTCGCTGCGCGAGGCCACGGCGGATCTGCGGAGCATGCTCGACTGGGCGCAGCGGAACGGCTACGCCGTGGACCGCGCGTCCGGGCGGGTCGACGACCAGGGCTGCCACCCGGACGACGTCGCCGCGGACCGCGCGCTCGTCGCGACGGAGGTCGCCGAGCGCCTCCGCCAGGCGCTGCTGACCGCCACGCACGCCGACGCGCAGCTCGCCGGCGTGCTCGACCGGGTCGCGTCGGGCGCGCTCGACGCGGGCGGCGGGTCGCTGGACGAGGCCGCGGCGGCCGGTGCCGCGGACGGCGCGCTCGGCGTCCGGCCCGCCCCGCTCGACGGCAGCCCCGCCGAGGCGAACGCGTGGTGGGAGTCGCTGACCGACGACGAGCAGCAGCAGGTGCTCGCCGAGCACCCCGAGTGGCTGGGCAGCACGGACGGCATCCCGGCCTCCGTCCGGGACCAGGCGAACCGGGCGCTGATCGGGGTGTACCGGGCGGAGCTCGAGGCCGAGGAGGCGCGGCTGCGGGCGGCGCTCGACGGGAACCTGTTCGGCGGGTCGTTCACGAGCGACGACGCCGCGCTCGAGGTGGTGCGGGAGAAGCTGGCGGGGCTGGACCGGGTGGAGCAGGTGCTCAAGCGGGGCTCCCGCCAGCTGCTGGTTCTGGACATCACGGGATCGCGCCAGCTCATGGCGGCGGTCGCGGTCGGTGACGTGGACACCGCCGACCACGTCGCCGTGTTCACGCCCGGCTTCACGACGACGGTCGCCGGAAGCCTGACGAGCTACGACTCGTCGATGGCCGAGCTTCGCGCCGTCGCCCGGGCGGAGGCCCGCAAGTACGGGGACGGCGGGACGGTCGCGACGGTCTCCTGGCTGGGGTACGAGGCCCCGCAGTGGGACGAGTGGCACGACCTCGGCGGCCGGTTCGTCACGAGTGACAGCTCGGCGCAGGCGGGCGCGGCGTCGCTCGCGGACTTCTACCGGGGCATCGACGCGTCGCGGGCGCAGGACCCGCACCTGACAGCGCTCGGGCACTCGTACGGATCGACCACCACGGGCATCGCCCTGCAGCAGCAGACGGGCGTGGACGCGGCGGTCGTGTTCGGCTCACCGGGGCTCGGGACCTCGCACGTCGAGGACCTCGACGTGCCGGGCGGCCAGGTCTTCCGGATCGAGGCGCGGCGCGACGTCGTCGCGGACCTCGGGCACTTCGGCGTGGACCCGTCCCACGTCGACGGGATCACCGGCCTGTCGGCCCGCGAGGCCGTCCTGGACGGGACGACCTACCGCGAGTCGACGGGGCACAGCCAGTACCTCTCGCAGGACACGACGAGCCAGCACAACATCGCGGCGGTGGTGGCTGGTGCGCCGGACCGTATGGTGCTGGACGCCGGCCGCGGCGCCGGGGACCTGCTGAGCTGGCCCGTGCCGGGGACGTACTGA
- a CDS encoding leucyl aminopeptidase yields MPRVTLTSANPTRQTADALVVAVASSPDGPRVVGADWLPSETAAQVRDLAGVLGITGAADEVRRLPAAAALAARTVVLTGLGDLPAGAAPDAEALRRAAGAALREVTGVRTVAVALPAEDAEQVAAVVEGALLGAYAYTRYRSGEKAADTAPAAEITVLTPRARDKAASRAVARAEVLAAAVHGVRDLVNAAPNDLFPAAFADAAKAAVKDAGVRSLKVTVLDEKALAAGGYGGILGVGQGSARPPRLVKVAYAPSRPAAKVALVGKGITFDSGGISIKPAAGMDAMKSDMAGAAAVLHTVVAAARLELPVAVTGWLCLAENMPSGTAQRPSDVLTIRGGKTVEVLNTDAEGRLVMADGLVAAVEEKPDVVLDIATLTGAQLVALGPRVSAVMGDDATRTEVVDAAGAAGESFWPMPLPADLRAGLKSKVADLANIGDRFGGMLTAGIFLQEFVGSTPWAHLDIAGPAFNEKAPFGYTPAGGTGVGVRTMLALIEARAAR; encoded by the coding sequence GTGCCCCGAGTGACGTTGACCTCCGCGAACCCCACCCGCCAGACCGCCGACGCGCTCGTCGTCGCGGTCGCCAGCAGCCCGGACGGCCCGCGGGTCGTCGGCGCGGACTGGCTGCCCTCCGAGACCGCCGCCCAGGTGCGCGACCTCGCCGGCGTGCTCGGCATCACCGGCGCGGCCGACGAGGTCCGCCGGCTGCCCGCCGCCGCCGCGCTCGCCGCCCGCACCGTGGTGCTGACCGGCCTGGGCGACCTGCCCGCCGGGGCGGCCCCGGACGCCGAGGCCCTGCGCCGCGCCGCCGGCGCCGCCCTGCGGGAGGTCACCGGCGTGCGCACCGTCGCCGTCGCGCTGCCCGCCGAGGACGCCGAGCAGGTCGCGGCCGTCGTCGAGGGCGCGCTGCTCGGCGCCTACGCGTACACCCGCTACCGCAGCGGCGAGAAGGCGGCCGACACCGCGCCCGCCGCCGAGATCACCGTGCTGACCCCGCGCGCCCGCGACAAGGCCGCTTCCCGTGCGGTCGCCCGCGCCGAGGTCCTGGCCGCCGCCGTGCACGGCGTGCGCGACCTGGTGAACGCCGCGCCGAACGACCTGTTCCCCGCCGCGTTCGCGGACGCCGCCAAGGCCGCGGTCAAGGACGCGGGCGTCCGGTCCCTCAAGGTCACCGTCCTGGACGAGAAGGCCCTCGCGGCCGGCGGCTACGGCGGCATCCTCGGCGTCGGCCAGGGCTCGGCCCGCCCGCCGCGCCTCGTCAAGGTCGCCTACGCCCCGTCCCGGCCGGCCGCGAAGGTCGCCCTGGTCGGCAAGGGCATCACGTTCGACTCCGGCGGCATCTCGATCAAGCCGGCCGCCGGCATGGACGCCATGAAGTCCGACATGGCGGGCGCCGCCGCCGTGCTGCACACCGTCGTCGCCGCCGCCCGGCTCGAGCTCCCCGTCGCCGTCACCGGCTGGCTGTGCCTCGCGGAGAACATGCCGTCCGGCACCGCGCAGCGCCCGTCCGACGTGCTGACCATCCGCGGCGGGAAGACCGTCGAGGTGCTCAACACCGACGCCGAGGGCCGCCTCGTCATGGCCGACGGCCTGGTCGCCGCCGTCGAGGAGAAGCCCGACGTCGTCCTCGACATCGCCACCCTGACCGGTGCCCAGCTCGTCGCGCTCGGCCCGCGCGTGTCGGCGGTCATGGGCGACGACGCCACCCGCACCGAGGTCGTCGACGCCGCCGGCGCCGCGGGCGAGTCGTTCTGGCCGATGCCGCTGCCCGCCGACCTCCGCGCGGGCCTGAAGTCGAAGGTCGCGGACCTCGCGAACATCGGGGACCGGTTCGGCGGCATGCTGACCGCCGGCATCTTCCTGCAGGAGTTCGTCGGGTCGACCCCGTGGGCGCACCTCGACATCGCCGGGCCCGCGTTCAACGAGAAGGCGCCGTTCGGCTACACCCCCGCCGGCGGCACCGGCGTGGGCGTCCGCACGATGCTGGCCCTGATCGAGGCGCGCGCCGCCCGCTGA
- the sucB gene encoding 2-oxoglutarate dehydrogenase, E2 component, dihydrolipoamide succinyltransferase, producing the protein MSDNVQLPALGESVTEGTVTRWLKNVGDRVEVDEPLLEISTDKVDTEVPSPFAGVLEQILVQEDETAEVGAVLAVIGDGSGSGEAPAEQAPAQQEAAPAEQPTQGEGYGDPAPEAETAAAPAPAAQEQAAPAAETSGDGQRVTLPALGESVTEGTVTRWLKQVGDSVEVDEPLLEISTDKVDTEVPSPFAGTLQQILVGEDETAEVGAPLAVIGSGAAPTASAPAQDGAAQAAAPAATEAAPQVAAPEEAPAPTPAPVPAPTQQAAPAQPAAPAAPAAPAAPAQAQGSYLTPLVRKLAAEKGVDVASLTGTGVGGRIRKEDVLEAAAKAEEAAKAAAAQQAPAAAPAAAAPAAAPKPVEPSPLRGTTEKASRLRQVIAERMVDALHSQAQLTSVVEVDVTKVAKLRARAKDSFKAREGVNLTFLPFFVQAAVEALKVHPKINGVLEGKEITYHGSENIGIAVDTERGLVVPVIRDAGDLNLAGIGRKIADLAGRTRANKVTPDELSGATFTVTNTGSGGALFDTPIVPGGTSAILGTGAIVKRPVVVKGADGEEVIAIRSMCYLALSYDHRLVDGADASRYLMTVKQRIEEGAFEAEVGL; encoded by the coding sequence ATGTCCGACAACGTGCAGCTTCCCGCCCTCGGCGAGTCCGTCACCGAGGGCACCGTCACCCGCTGGCTCAAGAACGTGGGTGACCGCGTCGAGGTCGACGAGCCCCTGCTCGAGATCTCGACCGACAAGGTCGACACCGAGGTCCCGTCGCCGTTCGCCGGCGTGCTGGAGCAGATCCTGGTGCAGGAGGACGAGACCGCCGAGGTCGGCGCCGTCCTGGCCGTGATCGGCGACGGCTCGGGCTCGGGCGAGGCCCCGGCGGAGCAGGCGCCCGCGCAGCAGGAGGCCGCCCCGGCCGAGCAGCCCACGCAGGGCGAGGGCTACGGCGACCCGGCCCCCGAGGCCGAGACGGCCGCGGCGCCCGCGCCCGCCGCGCAGGAGCAGGCCGCCCCCGCGGCCGAGACGTCCGGCGACGGCCAGCGGGTCACCCTGCCGGCGCTCGGCGAGTCCGTCACCGAGGGCACCGTCACCCGCTGGCTGAAGCAGGTCGGCGACAGCGTCGAGGTCGACGAGCCGCTGCTCGAGATCTCGACCGACAAGGTCGACACCGAGGTCCCGTCGCCGTTCGCCGGCACGCTCCAGCAGATCCTGGTGGGCGAGGACGAGACCGCCGAGGTCGGCGCCCCGCTCGCCGTGATCGGCTCGGGTGCCGCGCCGACGGCCTCCGCGCCGGCCCAGGACGGCGCCGCCCAGGCCGCCGCCCCCGCCGCGACCGAGGCCGCGCCGCAGGTCGCCGCGCCGGAGGAGGCCCCCGCGCCGACGCCGGCCCCGGTTCCGGCCCCGACGCAGCAGGCCGCCCCCGCGCAGCCCGCCGCCCCGGCGGCTCCGGCCGCGCCCGCGGCCCCCGCCCAGGCCCAGGGCTCGTACCTCACGCCCCTGGTCCGCAAGCTGGCCGCCGAGAAGGGCGTCGACGTGGCGTCCCTGACCGGCACCGGCGTCGGCGGACGCATCCGCAAGGAGGACGTGCTCGAGGCCGCCGCGAAGGCGGAGGAGGCCGCCAAGGCCGCCGCCGCCCAGCAGGCCCCTGCGGCAGCCCCGGCCGCCGCCGCCCCGGCCGCCGCGCCGAAGCCGGTCGAGCCGTCGCCGCTGCGCGGCACCACCGAGAAGGCCAGCCGCCTGCGGCAGGTCATCGCGGAGCGCATGGTCGACGCCCTGCACAGCCAGGCGCAGCTGACCTCCGTGGTCGAGGTCGACGTCACCAAGGTGGCGAAGCTCCGGGCCCGCGCGAAGGACTCCTTCAAGGCCCGCGAGGGCGTCAACCTCACGTTCCTGCCGTTCTTCGTGCAGGCCGCGGTCGAGGCGCTCAAGGTGCACCCGAAGATCAACGGCGTGCTCGAGGGCAAGGAGATCACCTACCACGGCTCCGAGAACATCGGCATCGCGGTGGACACCGAGCGCGGCCTGGTCGTGCCGGTCATCCGCGACGCGGGCGACCTCAACCTCGCGGGCATCGGCCGCAAGATCGCCGACCTCGCGGGCCGCACGCGCGCCAACAAGGTCACCCCGGACGAGCTGTCCGGCGCGACCTTCACGGTGACGAACACGGGTTCGGGCGGCGCGCTGTTCGACACGCCGATCGTCCCCGGCGGCACCTCCGCGATCCTCGGCACCGGCGCGATCGTCAAGCGCCCGGTCGTCGTCAAGGGCGCGGACGGCGAGGAGGTCATCGCGATCCGGTCGATGTGCTACCTGGCCCTGTCGTACGACCACCGGCTGGTGGACGGTGCGGACGCCTCGCGGTACCTCATGACCGTGAAGCAGCGGATCGAGGAGGGCGCGTTCGAGGCCGAGGTCGGCCTCTGA
- the lpdA gene encoding dihydrolipoyl dehydrogenase: MSDTTGSAFDIVVLGGGSGGYAAALRGAQLGLSVALIEADKVGGTCLHKGCIPTKALLHAAELADNAREGAHFGVHTQLQGIDMNGVNEYKDSVIGRLYKGLQGLIKSRKITVIEGYGKLVAQDTVEVNGQRVTGRNIVLGTGSYARSLPGLEIGGRVITSDQALKLDWVPKSAIILGGGVIGSEFASVWKSFGADVTIIEALPHLVPNEDEALSKAFERAFRKRGINFNLGVRFSGVTQDDSGVHVSLEDGKTFDADLLLVAVGRGPSTSGLGYEEQGLTLDRGFVITNERLHTGVGNVYAVGDIVPGLQLAHRGFAQGIFVAEEIAGLNPQPIVESGIPRVTYSDPEVASVGLTEAKAKEVHGADAIETLEYNLGGNGKSQILATTGFVKLVRQKDGPVVGVHMIGARVGELIGEGQLIVNWEAYPEDVAALVHAHPTQNEALGEAHLALAGKPLHAHN; the protein is encoded by the coding sequence GTGTCCGACACGACCGGGTCCGCTTTCGACATCGTCGTCCTGGGCGGAGGGAGTGGCGGCTACGCGGCCGCGCTCCGCGGCGCCCAGCTCGGCCTGAGCGTCGCCCTCATCGAGGCCGACAAGGTCGGCGGCACCTGCCTGCACAAGGGGTGCATCCCCACCAAGGCCCTGCTGCACGCGGCCGAGCTCGCCGACAACGCCCGTGAGGGCGCGCACTTCGGCGTGCACACGCAGCTGCAGGGCATCGACATGAACGGCGTCAACGAGTACAAGGACTCGGTGATCGGCCGCCTCTACAAGGGTCTGCAGGGCCTCATCAAGTCCCGCAAGATCACCGTGATCGAGGGCTACGGCAAGCTCGTCGCGCAGGACACCGTCGAGGTGAACGGCCAGCGGGTCACCGGCAGGAACATCGTGCTCGGCACGGGCTCGTACGCCCGGTCGCTGCCCGGCCTGGAGATCGGCGGGCGCGTCATCACCTCCGACCAGGCCCTCAAGCTCGACTGGGTCCCGAAGTCGGCGATCATCCTCGGCGGCGGCGTCATCGGCTCGGAGTTCGCGTCGGTGTGGAAGTCGTTCGGTGCGGACGTCACGATCATCGAGGCGCTCCCCCACCTGGTCCCGAACGAGGACGAGGCGCTGTCCAAGGCGTTCGAGCGGGCGTTCCGCAAGCGCGGCATCAACTTCAACCTGGGCGTCCGGTTCTCCGGCGTGACCCAGGACGACAGCGGCGTGCACGTCTCGCTCGAGGACGGCAAGACGTTCGACGCGGACCTGCTGCTCGTCGCGGTCGGGCGCGGCCCGTCGACCTCCGGCCTCGGCTACGAGGAGCAGGGCCTCACCCTGGACCGCGGCTTCGTCATCACGAACGAGCGCCTGCACACCGGCGTCGGCAACGTCTACGCGGTCGGCGACATCGTCCCGGGCCTGCAGCTCGCGCACCGCGGGTTCGCCCAGGGCATCTTCGTGGCCGAGGAGATCGCGGGCCTGAACCCGCAGCCGATCGTCGAGTCCGGCATCCCCCGCGTCACGTACTCCGACCCGGAGGTCGCGTCCGTCGGCCTGACCGAGGCCAAGGCCAAGGAGGTGCACGGGGCCGACGCGATCGAGACCCTGGAGTACAACCTCGGCGGCAACGGCAAGAGCCAGATCCTCGCGACGACGGGCTTCGTCAAGCTCGTGCGCCAGAAGGACGGCCCGGTCGTCGGCGTCCACATGATCGGCGCGCGCGTCGGCGAGCTCATCGGCGAGGGCCAGCTCATCGTGAACTGGGAGGCCTACCCCGAGGACGTCGCGGCGCTCGTGCACGCCCACCCGACGCAGAACGAGGCTCTCGGCGAGGCGCACCTGGCGCTGGCCGGCAAGCCGCTGCACGCCCACAACTGA